Proteins found in one Bartonella krasnovii genomic segment:
- a CDS encoding tetratricopeptide repeat protein, which produces MSYDSFIAEVNAEFRQEKALAFWRRYGFSIIGAAVLFILMIIAYQIYHHAQIKKASHIGDAFVQSLNFADTRHFDEAIKQLESIKDSHFGGYPFLARLREASLRMEQGDLIKSVELFDSVAADENAPQILRKVAKIRAAYVLVDTGTLEDVEKRVKDMTSDIEPMRMSAREALGLAAYKAGKIDEAVDYFQKISAEGMQRSKIIDRARMMLELMQAEGKANKE; this is translated from the coding sequence ATGTCGTATGATAGTTTTATTGCTGAAGTTAATGCAGAATTTCGTCAGGAAAAGGCGCTTGCTTTTTGGAGACGGTATGGTTTTTCAATTATTGGGGCCGCTGTTCTTTTCATCCTCATGATAATTGCTTATCAAATTTATCATCATGCGCAAATAAAGAAAGCTAGCCATATTGGTGATGCATTTGTACAAAGCCTTAATTTTGCGGATACACGTCATTTTGATGAGGCGATAAAGCAATTGGAGAGTATTAAAGACTCTCATTTTGGAGGATATCCTTTTCTTGCCCGTTTGCGGGAGGCTTCTTTACGCATGGAGCAAGGTGATCTTATCAAGTCGGTGGAGCTCTTTGATTCTGTTGCAGCGGATGAGAATGCACCGCAGATTTTACGGAAAGTTGCAAAAATTCGAGCTGCCTATGTTTTAGTTGATACAGGGACCTTGGAGGATGTCGAAAAGCGCGTTAAAGATATGACAAGTGATATTGAGCCTATGCGTATGTCCGCACGAGAGGCTTTAGGCTTAGCTGCTTATAAAGCAGGGAAGATTGATGAGGCCGTTGACTATTTTCAGAAAATTTCTGCGGAAGGTATGCAGAGATCAAAGATAATAGATCGAGCTCGAATGATGCTTGAGCTTATGCAAGCTGAGGGCAAGGCAAATAAGGAATAA
- the der gene encoding ribosome biogenesis GTPase Der: MSLTIAIVGRPNVGKSTLFNRLVGQKLALVDDKPGVTRDRRIHAAKLQDLRFDVIDTAGLEEAADHTLEGRMRSHTKAAIDEANLILFVFDAKSGITPSDLNFASLVRKSGKPIVLVANKSESKAATGGEYEAWSLGLGEPCLISAEHGLGFSDLRDAIIEAVGPECAFGNNKEEDMTIQPASAGDDVNNSEEEGLIYDESKPIRIAIAGRPNTGKSTLINSMLKQDRLLTGPEAGLTRDSISVDWEWGGRRIKLFDTAGLRRKSKIQEKLEKLSVADTLRAIRFAEVVVIVFDATMPFEKQDLQIADLVIREGRVPVIAFNKWDLIENNQTTLIDLHEKCARFLPQVRGLRAVPLSGQYSQGIDKLMENVMMMHRVWNRRISTAKLNQWLETVVAHHPPPAVSGRRLKVKYITQVKTRPPGFMISCSRPQVMPQSYLRYLVNGLRETFDMPGIPMRLSLRASDNPFATRSKKK; this comes from the coding sequence ATGAGCCTTACCATTGCTATCGTTGGTCGTCCCAATGTTGGGAAATCAACACTTTTTAATCGTTTGGTTGGGCAAAAATTGGCTTTGGTTGATGATAAGCCGGGTGTAACACGTGATCGGCGTATTCATGCGGCAAAACTTCAAGATCTACGTTTTGATGTGATTGATACGGCTGGGCTGGAAGAAGCTGCGGATCATACCCTTGAGGGGCGTATGCGTTCTCATACAAAAGCTGCGATTGATGAAGCAAATCTTATTTTATTCGTATTTGATGCAAAGAGCGGAATAACACCGAGTGATTTAAATTTTGCTTCACTGGTTAGAAAATCAGGAAAACCGATTGTGCTCGTTGCCAATAAGTCTGAGTCAAAAGCGGCAACAGGGGGAGAGTATGAGGCGTGGTCATTAGGTTTGGGAGAGCCGTGTCTCATATCAGCTGAACATGGTTTGGGATTTAGCGATCTTCGTGATGCCATTATAGAGGCTGTTGGGCCAGAGTGCGCTTTTGGCAACAACAAAGAAGAAGATATGACGATACAGCCAGCTTCTGCTGGTGATGATGTAAACAATTCGGAAGAAGAGGGGCTTATTTACGATGAAAGCAAGCCTATTCGGATTGCCATTGCGGGGCGTCCCAATACAGGAAAATCCACCCTTATCAATAGTATGTTGAAGCAAGATCGGTTGTTAACAGGACCAGAAGCAGGGTTGACCCGCGATTCTATTTCTGTCGATTGGGAATGGGGTGGTCGTCGTATTAAACTTTTTGATACTGCAGGTTTACGTCGAAAATCGAAAATTCAAGAAAAATTAGAAAAGCTATCGGTTGCTGATACTTTACGTGCCATTCGTTTTGCAGAAGTGGTGGTCATTGTTTTTGATGCAACGATGCCTTTTGAAAAGCAGGATTTACAAATTGCTGATCTTGTGATTCGTGAAGGACGTGTTCCAGTTATTGCTTTCAATAAATGGGACCTTATTGAAAATAATCAGACCACATTGATTGATTTGCATGAAAAATGTGCGCGATTTCTTCCTCAAGTTCGCGGTTTGAGAGCTGTCCCTTTATCAGGACAATATAGTCAAGGGATTGATAAACTTATGGAAAATGTCATGATGATGCACCGTGTATGGAATCGTCGCATTTCCACAGCTAAATTGAATCAATGGCTTGAAACTGTTGTAGCACATCATCCACCACCGGCTGTTTCAGGACGTCGGCTTAAGGTTAAATATATCACACAGGTGAAAACACGTCCTCCCGGATTTATGATTTCTTGCTCACGGCCCCAAGTTATGCCCCAGTCGTATTTGCGTTATCTTGTTAATGGATTACGTGAAACATTCGATATGCCTGGTATACCAATGCGTTTATCATTACGAGCTTCTGATAATCCTTTTGCAACACGTTCTAAAAAGAAATAA
- a CDS encoding AtpZ/AtpI family protein, producing the protein MAMGEEPVISRKEAEEKKQRECFHSEDLECRSKNLSVALVRKQALRKREHKDRREKSQGRVADAIKLSSEFLASVIVGVVLGVGFDKLAGSWPWGLVFFLFLGFAAGVLSILRSVGYVPSSQLGKKGVLRQDKQNKGASERSDK; encoded by the coding sequence ATGGCGATGGGCGAAGAACCCGTTATAAGTCGCAAGGAGGCTGAGGAGAAAAAGCAAAGAGAGTGTTTTCATTCAGAGGATTTGGAATGTCGTAGTAAGAACTTAAGCGTAGCTTTAGTGCGCAAGCAGGCATTAAGGAAGCGTGAGCATAAGGATAGACGGGAAAAATCACAAGGAAGGGTGGCGGATGCAATTAAGCTTTCCAGTGAGTTTCTGGCAAGTGTTATCGTTGGTGTTGTTTTGGGGGTAGGGTTTGATAAGTTAGCAGGTTCATGGCCATGGGGATTGGTGTTCTTTCTCTTTCTTGGATTTGCTGCTGGTGTATTGAGTATTCTTCGGTCTGTGGGGTATGTTCCCTCCAGTCAATTAGGGAAAAAAGGCGTATTGCGCCAAGATAAACAAAATAAAGGGGCCAGTGAGAGGTCCGATAAATGA
- a CDS encoding F0F1 ATP synthase subunit A has product MTAHAPDPIHQFEISRLIKISIGNMDLSFTNVSLFTVITVVITSVFLFISSSSRGLVPTRMQSLSEMAYEFVASTLRESSGVQGMQFFPLVFSLFTFILVANFIGLFPYFYTVTSQIMITFSLAMVVILTVVGYGFYKHGVSFLRLFVPSGVPVIVLPLVTMIEIISFLSRPISLSLRLFANMLAGHITLKVFSGFVVSMIGVGIVGVGGSVLPLIMTVAITALEFLVAFLQAYVFTVLTCMYLNDAIHPGH; this is encoded by the coding sequence GTGACAGCGCATGCTCCAGATCCTATTCATCAGTTTGAGATTTCACGACTGATTAAGATTTCCATAGGAAATATGGATTTATCATTTACAAATGTATCATTGTTTACAGTCATTACGGTTGTTATAACTTCTGTTTTTCTCTTTATTTCATCATCAAGTCGTGGATTAGTTCCAACGCGGATGCAATCTCTTTCAGAAATGGCCTATGAGTTTGTAGCGTCGACTCTGCGAGAATCATCTGGTGTGCAGGGAATGCAATTTTTCCCTTTAGTTTTTTCTCTGTTTACTTTTATTTTGGTTGCTAACTTTATTGGTCTTTTCCCCTATTTTTATACGGTGACCTCACAGATTATGATCACGTTTTCGTTGGCAATGGTGGTTATTTTGACGGTGGTTGGTTATGGTTTTTATAAGCATGGAGTCAGTTTTTTGAGATTATTTGTTCCCAGTGGGGTTCCTGTCATCGTTTTGCCTCTAGTGACAATGATTGAGATTATTTCTTTTCTCTCCCGCCCCATCAGCCTTTCGCTTCGTCTTTTTGCGAATATGCTTGCTGGCCATATTACGCTCAAAGTATTTTCAGGTTTTGTTGTTTCAATGATTGGGGTAGGAATTGTAGGTGTTGGTGGTTCAGTTTTGCCCCTTATTATGACTGTGGCGATTACGGCTCTTGAGTTTTTGGTTGCATTTCTTCAAGCTTACGTCTTTACAGTTTTAACATGTATGTATCTTAATGATGCAATTCATCCAGGACATTAA
- a CDS encoding F0F1 ATP synthase subunit C: protein MEMVLAAKYIGAGLACFGMAGTALGLGNIFGSYLSGALRNPSAADSQFGRLVFGFAVTEALGIFSLLIALLLLFGV from the coding sequence ATGGAAATGGTGCTTGCAGCAAAATATATTGGCGCTGGTCTTGCTTGCTTTGGTATGGCTGGAACAGCTTTAGGACTTGGTAATATTTTTGGGAGCTATCTTTCTGGTGCATTACGTAATCCATCAGCCGCAGATAGTCAGTTTGGACGTCTCGTCTTTGGTTTTGCTGTGACAGAAGCTTTGGGTATTTTTTCATTGCTCATTGCTTTATTACTTCTTTTTGGGGTTTAA
- a CDS encoding F0F1 ATP synthase subunit B: MFVFSAYAQNTETSVEHIKKVAEHANRVFPPFDFVHFSSHFFWLAISFGLFYLFISRVIAPRIGGVIETRRDRIASDLDQAMRMKQEADTVVETYERELAEARLKAHTIAQAAGEELKQKAELERKEIEERLEKKLEDAEKQIAKIRDKAMQNVGSIAEEVALEIVKKLIDVDISKEAVRSVVKTVDY; the protein is encoded by the coding sequence ATGTTTGTTTTCAGCGCTTATGCACAGAACACTGAAACGTCGGTAGAACATATCAAGAAAGTGGCAGAGCATGCAAATCGTGTGTTTCCGCCTTTTGATTTTGTTCATTTTAGTTCGCATTTTTTCTGGTTAGCAATTTCTTTCGGACTTTTTTATCTGTTTATCTCTCGTGTGATTGCACCGCGTATTGGGGGGGTTATTGAAACACGTCGAGATCGAATTGCATCTGATTTAGATCAGGCAATGCGCATGAAGCAGGAGGCAGATACTGTTGTTGAGACTTATGAGCGTGAATTAGCAGAAGCGCGTTTGAAAGCTCATACCATAGCACAAGCTGCTGGTGAAGAGTTAAAACAAAAGGCGGAGCTTGAACGGAAAGAAATTGAAGAGCGTTTAGAGAAAAAGCTTGAAGATGCTGAAAAACAGATAGCAAAAATTCGCGATAAAGCGATGCAAAATGTTGGTTCTATCGCTGAAGAAGTCGCCCTTGAAATTGTGAAAAAATTGATTGATGTTGATATCAGCAAAGAGGCTGTTCGTTCAGTTGTTAAAACTGTGGATTATTGA
- a CDS encoding F0F1 ATP synthase subunit B, which translates to MSDTFWAFVGLVLFLALLVYFEIPQKVLHHLDARAKRIKDELDEALRLREEAQEILAEYQRKHAEAEKDAQEIIAAAKHEVESVIAEARTKAEEYVKNRNKLAEQKIAQAEADAIRMVSSSAIDLAISTARTLIAKELDSNRANEFLKEALSKESLSKMKTYLN; encoded by the coding sequence ATGAGTGATACTTTTTGGGCTTTTGTTGGATTAGTTCTTTTTTTAGCTCTTTTAGTTTATTTCGAGATTCCGCAGAAAGTTTTACATCATCTCGATGCACGCGCGAAGCGTATCAAAGATGAGCTGGATGAGGCTCTGCGCCTTCGCGAAGAGGCACAGGAAATATTAGCTGAATATCAACGCAAGCATGCGGAAGCAGAAAAAGATGCGCAGGAAATTATTGCAGCGGCAAAGCATGAGGTTGAATCCGTTATTGCTGAGGCCCGTACAAAAGCGGAAGAATATGTAAAAAACCGCAATAAATTGGCTGAGCAAAAAATTGCTCAGGCAGAAGCGGATGCAATCCGCATGGTCTCTTCGTCGGCTATCGATTTGGCAATTTCTACAGCACGTACTCTTATTGCAAAGGAATTAGATTCTAATAGAGCAAATGAATTCCTTAAAGAAGCTCTTTCCAAGGAATCATTGAGCAAAATGAAAACGTATCTTAATTAA
- a CDS encoding NAD(P)H-dependent flavin oxidoreductase — protein sequence MLATLPKDIRSLIIQAPMAGVSTPEMAAAVSNSGAVGSIAIGGLGPDEAVLLIQKTKALTDRPFNINLFCHDPFLRVDTAKDSHWRTKLNDCFLGGETVLNTPLKNIYASIKNNKALAIAVAAQSPDIISFHFGVPDDDIIDIFRQTGAKLMATATCLEEGKEIAVKGLDAIIAQGFEAGGHRGQFNLSRFDEKLSTHVLTRLLAQHLSLPIIAAGGIMTGADIASVMLMGAQGVQLGSAFIGCSESGASHCHKNLLKSDKSIPTVLTRAISGRPARSIMTSFVQWAMSITDKDIPEYPYGYDAFKQLQKSMLLREDLDIGPFWAGQSAFLARFIPAAQIIAELENEYAHYIQG from the coding sequence GTGTTAGCTACATTACCTAAAGATATACGCTCTTTAATAATACAAGCGCCTATGGCTGGTGTATCGACGCCTGAGATGGCGGCTGCCGTATCTAATTCTGGTGCGGTTGGTTCGATAGCTATTGGCGGATTGGGGCCGGATGAAGCAGTTTTGTTAATTCAAAAAACGAAAGCACTAACTGATCGGCCGTTTAATATTAATCTTTTCTGTCATGATCCTTTTTTGCGTGTGGATACAGCAAAAGATTCTCATTGGCGAACTAAGCTAAACGACTGTTTTTTAGGTGGGGAAACAGTTCTAAATACTCCTCTTAAGAATATATATGCCTCTATTAAAAATAATAAGGCTTTAGCTATCGCTGTCGCTGCACAATCCCCTGATATTATTAGTTTTCATTTTGGTGTCCCGGATGATGATATCATTGACATCTTTCGGCAGACCGGTGCCAAACTTATGGCTACTGCAACTTGTCTTGAGGAGGGGAAAGAAATTGCAGTTAAGGGGTTGGATGCAATAATTGCTCAAGGCTTTGAGGCAGGAGGACACCGAGGACAATTTAATCTTTCACGATTCGACGAGAAGTTATCAACGCACGTCTTGACTCGGCTTTTGGCCCAGCACTTGTCACTTCCTATAATTGCTGCGGGCGGTATAATGACCGGAGCTGATATAGCGAGCGTTATGCTCATGGGTGCTCAGGGAGTACAATTAGGCAGTGCCTTTATAGGTTGTAGCGAAAGCGGTGCGAGTCATTGTCATAAAAATCTTTTGAAGTCTGATAAATCCATACCAACCGTTTTGACGCGAGCCATTTCTGGGCGGCCTGCGCGGTCAATAATGACATCATTTGTTCAATGGGCGATGAGTATTACGGATAAGGATATTCCAGAGTATCCTTACGGTTATGATGCTTTCAAGCAGTTGCAAAAAAGTATGCTCTTACGAGAAGATCTTGATATAGGTCCTTTTTGGGCAGGGCAAAGTGCTTTCTTGGCGCGTTTTATTCCGGCAGCACAAATTATCGCAGAGTTAGAAAACGAGTATGCTCACTATATACAGGGCTAA